One genomic segment of Scyliorhinus canicula chromosome 10, sScyCan1.1, whole genome shotgun sequence includes these proteins:
- the LOC119972782 gene encoding elongation factor 1-alpha-like isoform X1 — MGKEKTHINLVIIGHVDSGKSTTTGHLIYKCGGIERRSIEKLEQAAIQIGKGSFKYAWVLDKLKAERERGITIDISLWKFHTQRYYFTIIDAPGHRDFIKNMLTGTSQADVALLVVSAAPGEFEAGISRSGQTREHALLAFTLGVKQLLVCVNKMDVTQPPYSQRRFEEVLKNVTVYIRKIGYDVGRVPFIPISGWNGENMLTPSPRMPWFKGWKIKRREGYVNGQTLLEVLDSILPPGRSLNKPLRLPLQDVYKIGGIGTVPVGRVETGVLKPGNMVTFAPVNLTAEVKSIEMHHEPVAEAFPGFNVGFNIKNISVKAIRRGNVAGNCRNDPPTETNCFTAQIIVLNHPGYIKVGYSPVVDCHTAHITCRLSEFKERLDRRSGKKLEDNPIVLKSGDAATVEFVPIKPLCVETFFEYPPLGRFAARDLKQTVAVGVIKSVDKTSSAKKLIQKPVKVV; from the exons atggGGAAAGAGAAAACTCACATTAATCTGGTAATAATTGGCCATGTAGATTCTGGTAAATCCACCACTACCGGCCACCTTATTTATAAATGTGGTGGCATTGAGCGGCGCTCTATCGAGAAACTCGAACAAGCAGCTATCCAG ATTGGGAAAGGATCGTTCAAATACGCCTGGGTCTTGGATAAGCTAAAGGCTGAACGGGAAAGAGGCATAACTATTGATATTTCCCTGTGGAAATTCCACACCCAGAGGTATTACTTCACTATAATCGATGCCCCTGGTCACCGAGACTTTATCAAGAACATGCTAACTGGAACATCTCAG GCCGATGTTGCTCTTCTGGTGGTGTCTGCAGCCCCGGGGGAGTTTGAAGCTGGCATCTCCAGGTCGGGTCAGACTCGGGAACATGCCCTCCTCGCTTTCACACTCGGAGTGAAACAACTCCTCGTCTGTGTCAACAAGATGGATGTAACTCAGCCGCCCTACAGCCAGAGGCGGTTTGAGGAAGTGTTGAAGAATGTGACCGTGTATATCCGCAAGATTGGCTATGATGTAGGGAGGGTCCCTTTCATCCCTATCTCTGGCTGGAACGGAGAGAATATGCTGACCCCCAGTCCCAGG ATGCCTTGGTTCAAGGGCTGGAAAATCAAACGGAGAGAAGGCTACGTGAATGGCCAAACGCTGCTGGAAGTACTGGACTCGATTCTTCCTCCTGGGCGCTCCTTGAACAAACCCTTGCGTTTACCCCTCCAGGATGTCTACAAAATCGGAG GCATTGGCACAGTTCCTGTTGGAAGGGTAGAAACTGGAGTTTTGAAGCCTGGTAACATGGTGACCTTTGCTCCAGTGAACTTGACAGCTGAAGTGAAATCTATTGAGATGCACCATGAACCTGTTGCTGAAGCTTTCCCTGGTTTCAATGTGGGTTTCAACATTAAAAATATATCTGTGAAGGCTATTCGTCGTGGCAATGTGGCAGGAAATTGCAGAAACGATCCACCAACTGAGACCAACTGCTTCACTGCACAG ATAATTGTACTCAATCATCCAGGTTATATCAAGGTTGGTTATTCTCCAGTGGTGGACTGCCATACTGCCCATATTACTTGCAGACTTTCCGAGTTTAAGGAAAGGCTTGACCGACGTTCTGGGAAAAAACTAGAGGATAATCCTATCGTGCTGAAGTCTGGGGATGCTGCCACAGTGGAATTTGTCCCAATCAAGCCACTTTGTGTTGAAACCTTCTTTGAATACCCACCTCTTG